From the genome of Triticum aestivum cultivar Chinese Spring chromosome 1A, IWGSC CS RefSeq v2.1, whole genome shotgun sequence:
tgctgGTGATGGCAGATCATTATAGATCAGTGGTTAACCAGCAAGAAATCAGTGGGCAGCACATGGACAGTGCTGGTACAACTCGTACTCATCATCTTTGTTAAGGAGCAATCGATTAAGCGGTAGTACATCGAGCCAGCCAGCCTCTCCGGGGAAAACTGCCAAAACCAGAGGCTTAACCAATCTCTACTACTCTCCCTGCATCTCATCTCATTCTCATCACCGATCACAAACTACTcgtagaagaaaagaaaaaaactcatCAAATTAATCGTAAGGGGACGGACGATCGATCGCCGTGGGTGGGCCGGATCAGGATCAGTCCTGGAAGCCGGTCTTCTCCCAGATGGCGTTGCGGACGCGGCGGAGGTCGCGGCCCTTGAGCGTGCGCCCGGCGCCCTCGCGCACCGAGAAGGACGCCGCGGCGCGCTCCCGGTACATGAGCTGCTCGTGCGGCGGCACCCACTGCCGGTCGCCGCGGTCCAGGTACGCGTCCCCGCGATCGTCCGACGGCCACCGCCCCGCGCCGGCGCTGCCCCCGCCGTACTCCGCCCCCAGGATCTTGGACCAGTCGGGGATGTTGACGGGCAGCGACGCCGGGCCCccgacgccgccaccgccaccggcgGCATCCCGCGGCGCCGCGGCGCGCGGCTTGGAGGCCCTGGAGGGAGTGGACGCGGACAGGGCCCGCCCGTACGCGTCGGCCGGCGGGGAAGACGCCAGCGCCGCGCCGCCCCAGATGATGTCGGCCTCGTCGAGCTCCAGGGCCGGGTCGGCCGCGTGCTGCAGGGTGCGCGCGGGCGCCGGCGCGAAGAGCCGGTGCGCGGACACCATGGAACGGCTGCTGCTCCGGCCGGCCATCGTCGCGCGCTCTTACCCCGCCGACCTCGGTGCGGTTGGCTCGTGATCCGGCGGAGGAGGCGCACAAGCAACGTGTGTGCGTGTTCCGTGTGCTGCCGTGTGTAAAAGTGTATGTGAACCGCGATGGCGTTTTGTTCTTCTTCCTACTCCAACTGGTGGAGTGGAGCGGCGGGTTTTATAGCGGCGGGAGAGGGACGGGGGAGTGGTGTGGATAAGGTTTGTTTCGCGGAGTGACTTTAATGGGGGGCCTGGTTGAGCATATTTACGGCGTCTGCCATCGTTGCTGCCGGTGTACTAGTACTGCATTTTTTTTAAGATGCCAGTGTGTCGCAGCATTGCGGTGTCATGGGAGGAGCGTAGTACTGTTTCGTTGTTTGCGAGTGAATGGAGCCAGAAATGGCTTGAATTTGGCCGAGGTATGGGCGCGGAGTATTTGCTTCGCTTGCGTTTTTGCACATGAGTATACATAGTAGCTGCTGGCCATCCAACGAACCCATGAGACCCTGTCCTCTTCTGCCCGCAAAAAGGAAAAGGGGATCGTGTCCTCTTTGAAATCCGTGGGCAAATCAAGGCCATGCGTAAATAGTGAAGAGGCCAGCAGATCCATTTATTGTGGTAACCAGGCAGTAAAAAAAATTGTAGGATCTACGTGACGAGAAATAAGGCGACTCATGCTCTCACTTGCGACCGCGACTCCACTCCACCCCACCCATCCCACCCACCTCACCTCGCCGCCGATCTCCCCGCGACGGCGAGCCTCCCCGCCCCACATGCTGAGAGCCGACAGATCCACCTGCTCGCCACCTCGCCCGGGCTCGACAATCCCATACATGCCTCCCCCTTTGTGTACCGGGCCTTCCCGGAGATGCTGCGGCCGATAGGGTCGGTATCGCCGGAGGCGCTGCGGGCGACGAGGATGCGGAGGTGGACGGAGTGAGCCACGCGGATCCACGACgacgtgccctcctatctcctctACGAACGGGAGTGGAGGGCGCTGCAGCAGAAGGCGGAGGCAGAGCCAGATCCGGAGATGAAGGTATGGGCGCCTTGGGAATCAAGACCTATGGCCACACCGCAGATCAGGAGCTCCTCAATCTGGCGAGGAGGATCTACTTCGAAGGCAGTCGGGAGGAGAAAGAGGAGGATGCCATGCCCGACCGCATCCCCAAAGGATTTAGTCAGGTGGGCGCGGGCGGAGGCAAGGAGTGCAGATCCACAAAGGCGGGCGAGCTGGGAATGCATCGAGGGGAAAATGCCATCGGCGCCGCCTTCGGACTCAGAAGAGGTCGACCCCTGGCCATACCTCTCCCCTACCCGGCCATGGACTGAGCGCAGAGGCATCCTACAATAGTGGCACAAATGGACCGGAGTGTCACGAGTGGGTGAAGCAAATTTGGATGGATTCGGAGTTTGCAGGATTTCAGGATGTGGATTGCGGGCTGAGCCTTGCAGAGGACATGGGCGGAGAGACCCGAGCTTGCTCTGCCTACCACTCTGGCCATGAGTGTGCGAGAAGCAACACCAGATCGGGTGGCGGAAGAGCTGCTGATTGTGGAACTCACCAGGAAGCTGCAGAGAGAGTTAAGGTTGCCTAGGAGGGGCACAGAATCAACCCAGAAGCTTGTGACTCGCATTCTGATGCACGCGGAGGAGGAGGAACCCTCTCTGATTGCGCTAAATCAAGCAACCCAGCCATCGGAAATGATTGCGTGGGCGCTTGCGGCAAGAACCTCGAGAGTCAAATCCAGAAGAGTGCGATGGGAAGCCTTCTATCGAGCCCATCCGCAGGAGTGTATGGATCTGATGGAGAGGTTGCTAAGCTCCAGCCAAGGGGGATGTGAGCGTTTCTAACGAAACTGAAGCCATGTTAGTTATGGAGCTCGTCGGCGGGCTTCAGAGTGATTCAGAGAAGGATAAGCACCAAAAGCGCTTACAAAAATTTGGGGGGAAAAGCTTCCAGATCACCAAGCTGCTTTCCAGCCTGCCATGGTGACGAAGCGGAGCTCAGATACAGTCAACTCTGGAGTGGTATAAAAAGTGTCGAAGGGGGGGAGGGACAAGATTAGGGTTTCCACTCCCCCCTCCTCCCCACCCAATGCCGCCGCCGCCCTGTCCTCACCAAGCCTAGCTGTTGCCGCTGCGGATCCCACCATGGAGGGGGGAGAGGCCGTGGCCGTGGAAGAAGCAAAGGAGGAAGGGAAGAAAACTCCAACAACTAGCAGCAAGAGCAGATGAATTCAGGTATGGGTGCCGGTGGGGGGGGGGCAGCCGTCGTTCTTCGGCTTTGGTTACCAAGGACCACCCCCACCATGGGCTTTCCCGGGTCAATTCCCTGGCCAATTCTCGCAGCAATCGTGGGGGTGTACAGCAACAATGGTACGACCCTCCACAGCAGCTGATGCAAGGGCAAACAGGGGGACAGTCTTCGGACCCCAGCAACAGTCAGGGAGGGAGCTCGCAGCAGAGTAAGAACCAAGGGAAGATTCAACAGAAAAAGAAGCAAGATGTGGCTCAGAAGCAACAAATCAACCCAGGCTTGATGTCTTACACTAGTGttacttgctataattgtggagaTCCTGGGCACCACAAGGACAAGTGCATCAAGCCAAAGGGGTGTTTCATTTGCAAGATGATCAGTCACAAAGTTGAAGATTGTCCTACTAGGAAGAGACCTCACTCAGCTACCAAATATGTGGGTGGTGCTGCACACGGCTTGGGCTtctaccatttggacatgccagaTGTCAATGCCCAGCATCAGAGTTGGCTCAAGAATGTTGGAATAGTCTTTGTGGAGCAAGGGGAGGTCACTAAGCAAGAGTTAGCCAAGGAGTTTGCTAATATTTACAAAACAAACTGGCCATGGGCAATCAACAAGCTGGATGAATGGACCTTTCTGGTCAAGTTTCCCCCAGAGATTGATGTTGAGCAAGTGGTTGGTTACCCATGCTTTGGCCTAACAAAGGAGAACACTATGGTCAAAGTGGGAGCCTGGCTGGGAGATGTCACAACAGAGGAGGAACTCCAAGAAGTCTAGCTGAAACTCAGGAAACTAAACCCTAAATGGTGTGAGTGGTCTGTCCTTGATCAGATCACTTCGACATTTGGGGTTCTACTGGATGTGGACTGGTAGCACAACTTTtaaagcctaagactgagtgcttctactgcaaacagactggtcactggaagcggaactgccccaagtatttggcggataagaaggatggcaaagtgaacaaaggtatatgtgatatacatgttattgatgtgtaccttac
Proteins encoded in this window:
- the LOC123046089 gene encoding uncharacterized protein, which gives rise to MAGRSSSRSMVSAHRLFAPAPARTLQHAADPALELDEADIIWGGAALASSPPADAYGRALSASTPSRASKPRAAAPRDAAGGGGGVGGPASLPVNIPDWSKILGAEYGGGSAGAGRWPSDDRGDAYLDRGDRQWVPPHEQLMYRERAAASFSVREGAGRTLKGRDLRRVRNAIWEKTGFQD